One window of the Pseudarthrobacter sp. ATCC 49987 genome contains the following:
- a CDS encoding DNA-3-methyladenine glycosylase — translation MSMTPPASVPGSGLSAGGLRELLSADARQVAPLLLGAVLTHEGRDGLVSVRITEVEAYLGPHDSPHPDPGSHTFRGATARNAPMFGPAGHLYVYFTYGMHHCANIVCGPAGVASAVLLRAGEIVAGEDLALTRRPTSKASTDLASGPARLATALGITTADSGRDALGAPFRLELPALQAVDVSAGPRVGVSGAGGTHDYPWRFWLNGDPTVSRYKAAKVRPG, via the coding sequence ATGAGTATGACGCCTCCGGCCAGCGTGCCCGGCAGTGGACTCTCTGCCGGCGGGCTCCGGGAGCTCCTGTCCGCAGACGCCCGGCAGGTGGCGCCGCTGCTGCTCGGCGCAGTGCTGACGCACGAGGGGCGCGACGGCCTGGTGTCCGTGCGGATCACCGAGGTGGAGGCCTACCTGGGCCCGCACGACTCACCGCACCCGGATCCCGGCTCGCACACTTTCCGCGGCGCCACCGCCCGCAACGCCCCGATGTTCGGCCCGGCCGGCCATCTGTACGTCTACTTCACCTACGGCATGCACCACTGCGCCAACATCGTGTGCGGGCCGGCGGGGGTGGCCTCCGCCGTGCTGCTGCGGGCCGGCGAGATCGTGGCCGGGGAGGACCTGGCACTCACCCGGCGGCCGACGTCGAAGGCCTCCACGGACCTGGCAAGCGGCCCTGCCCGGCTCGCCACCGCGCTCGGCATCACGACGGCGGACAGCGGCCGGGACGCGCTCGGGGCCCCGTTCCGGCTGGAACTCCCGGCGCTCCAGGCCGTGGACGTCAGCGCCGGACCACGCGTCGGTGTCTCCGGCGCAGGGGGCACCCACGACTACCCGTGGCGCTTCTGGCTGAACGGCGACCCGACCGTCTCGCGCTACAAGGCGGCGAAAGTGCGCCCGGGCTAG
- the tyrS gene encoding tyrosine--tRNA ligase codes for MSQLNDLRSQQNDPSFANVWQELKWRGLVHVSTDEAELEKLLAGDPSTYYCGFDPTAPSLHLGNLVQLLLMRRIQLAGHKPLGLVGGSTGLIGDPRQTAERVLNTPETVAEWVGKLQAQVQRFLSFEGDNAARMVNNLDWTAPLSAIDFLRGIGKHFRVGTMIKKDIVANRLNSDEGISYTEFSYQILQGMDYLQLFRDYGCVLQTGGSDQWGNLTSGTDLIRKVEGKHVHALGTPLITNSDGTKFGKSEGNAIWLDPEMCSPYAFYQFWLNTADSDVAARLKVFTFLSRAEIEALEVAVAERPFAREGQRKLAYEVTSLVHGVDATEKVIAASAALFGNGDLTVLDEATLKAATSELPSATVDAAGLGIIDLLVATGLSESKSAARRTVGEGGAYVNNAKVSDPDTLIERGQLLHGRYLLLRRGKKNLATVEVSAS; via the coding sequence GTGTCCCAGCTAAATGATCTCCGTTCCCAGCAGAATGACCCCAGCTTCGCCAACGTCTGGCAGGAGCTGAAATGGCGAGGCCTGGTCCACGTCTCAACGGATGAGGCGGAGCTGGAAAAGCTGCTCGCCGGTGATCCCTCAACGTATTACTGCGGCTTCGATCCCACCGCACCGAGCCTGCACCTGGGCAACCTGGTCCAGCTCCTGCTGATGCGCCGGATCCAGCTCGCCGGCCACAAGCCCCTCGGTCTTGTCGGCGGCTCCACCGGCCTGATCGGAGATCCGCGCCAGACCGCCGAACGTGTGCTCAACACCCCCGAAACCGTCGCGGAATGGGTCGGAAAACTGCAGGCGCAGGTCCAGCGTTTCCTCAGCTTCGAGGGCGACAACGCGGCCCGGATGGTCAACAACCTCGACTGGACCGCGCCACTAAGTGCCATCGACTTCCTGCGGGGGATCGGCAAACACTTCCGCGTCGGCACCATGATCAAAAAAGACATTGTTGCCAACCGCCTGAATTCCGATGAGGGCATCAGCTACACGGAGTTCAGCTACCAGATCCTCCAGGGTATGGACTACCTTCAGCTTTTCCGCGACTACGGCTGTGTCCTGCAGACCGGCGGTTCGGACCAGTGGGGCAACCTCACCAGCGGCACCGACCTCATCCGCAAGGTCGAGGGCAAACACGTCCACGCACTGGGGACGCCCCTCATCACCAACTCCGACGGCACGAAGTTCGGCAAGAGCGAGGGCAACGCCATTTGGCTGGATCCGGAGATGTGCAGCCCGTATGCCTTCTACCAGTTCTGGCTCAACACGGCGGACAGCGATGTAGCGGCACGCCTGAAGGTCTTCACGTTCCTCAGCCGGGCCGAGATCGAGGCCCTCGAGGTCGCGGTTGCCGAGCGGCCGTTCGCCCGCGAGGGACAGCGCAAACTTGCCTACGAAGTCACCTCCCTCGTGCACGGGGTGGACGCCACCGAAAAGGTCATCGCCGCCTCCGCTGCCCTGTTCGGGAACGGCGACCTTACTGTCCTGGACGAGGCGACGCTCAAGGCGGCCACGTCCGAACTGCCGTCGGCCACGGTCGATGCGGCCGGCTTGGGCATCATCGACCTGCTCGTGGCAACCGGCCTCTCCGAGAGCAAGTCCGCCGCCCGCCGCACCGTGGGGGAGGGCGGGGCCTACGTCAACAACGCCAAAGTGTCCGATCCTGACACCCTGATCGAACGCGGCCAGCTGCTTCACGGCCGCTATCTGCTGCTGCGCCGGGGCAAGAAAAACCTGGCCACCGTGGAAGTCAGCGCGTCTTAA
- a CDS encoding AlkA N-terminal domain-containing protein, translating to MDFWQRYRAIDARDTRFDGQFYTAVRTTGIYCRPSCPARTPKAGNVSFYETSAAAHDAGYRACKRCLPEAVPGTPAWNLRSDIAGRAMRLINDGVINRDGVEGLAARLGYSSRQLNRILSHELGAGPLSLARASRAQTARTLLVSTSMKAADIAFAAGFSSVRQFNETIGEVFAMTPSALRATARHHRSPAVTAVSSTALTLNLPYREPFDPGVFNFLAVRAIPGIEEGSSTSYARTLRLAHGDARFRVDYDAGTAGRPLVLTIGAVDLRDLPSLLSRVRRLLDLDADPVAIDAALGSDPRLAASVAATPGMRMPGAVDPQELLIRAMIGQQITVAAARTALVQLSAAGSGSLVPADGLDRIFPTAAEIAETGFQLLRGPQRRIGSVRGAAAAMASGALDFGYGDDLPGLESKLLPLSGVGPWTVGYVAMRVIGAPDVFLANDAAVRNGIRALAVDTGGAAVSAEAPLSPDFRELSPWRSYATMHLWRAAAAAQATARRPSAPPKKVKS from the coding sequence ATGGACTTCTGGCAGCGCTACCGGGCAATCGATGCCCGGGACACCCGGTTCGACGGGCAGTTCTACACCGCCGTCCGCACCACGGGCATCTACTGCCGGCCGTCATGCCCGGCCCGGACCCCCAAGGCGGGGAACGTCTCGTTCTACGAAACCTCCGCTGCCGCGCACGACGCCGGTTACCGGGCCTGCAAACGCTGCCTGCCCGAGGCCGTCCCCGGCACGCCTGCCTGGAACCTCCGCTCGGACATCGCCGGGCGGGCCATGCGGCTGATCAACGACGGGGTGATCAACCGCGACGGCGTGGAAGGGCTCGCCGCCCGCCTCGGGTACTCCTCGCGGCAGCTCAACCGGATCCTGAGCCACGAACTCGGCGCGGGACCGCTGTCCCTCGCAAGGGCAAGCCGGGCCCAGACCGCCCGCACCCTGCTCGTCTCCACCTCCATGAAGGCCGCCGACATTGCCTTCGCGGCCGGCTTCAGCAGCGTCCGCCAGTTCAACGAGACGATCGGCGAGGTCTTCGCCATGACCCCCTCGGCGCTGCGGGCCACCGCCCGGCACCACCGGTCGCCTGCCGTGACCGCCGTGTCGTCGACAGCCCTGACCCTGAACCTGCCATACCGCGAGCCGTTCGATCCGGGGGTCTTCAATTTCCTCGCGGTCCGGGCCATCCCCGGCATCGAGGAAGGCTCGTCGACCTCCTATGCCCGGACCCTTCGCCTGGCCCACGGCGACGCCCGCTTCCGGGTGGACTACGACGCCGGTACAGCGGGCCGCCCGCTGGTGCTGACCATCGGCGCCGTCGACCTCCGGGACCTGCCCTCCCTGCTCAGCCGGGTCCGCCGGCTGCTGGATCTCGACGCCGACCCCGTCGCCATCGACGCTGCGCTGGGGTCCGATCCGCGGCTGGCAGCCAGCGTCGCTGCTACGCCGGGCATGCGGATGCCGGGCGCCGTCGACCCGCAGGAGCTGCTGATCCGGGCCATGATCGGCCAGCAGATCACCGTCGCCGCGGCCCGGACCGCGCTCGTCCAACTGTCCGCCGCCGGGAGCGGGAGCCTGGTTCCGGCCGACGGCCTGGACCGGATCTTCCCGACCGCGGCCGAAATTGCGGAAACCGGGTTCCAGCTGCTCCGCGGCCCGCAACGCCGCATCGGCTCGGTCCGGGGCGCTGCCGCCGCAATGGCGTCGGGAGCGCTCGACTTCGGCTACGGCGATGACCTGCCCGGGCTGGAGTCCAAACTTCTGCCCCTTTCCGGCGTCGGGCCGTGGACGGTTGGCTATGTGGCGATGCGGGTGATCGGCGCCCCTGATGTCTTCCTGGCCAACGATGCGGCGGTGCGCAATGGCATCCGCGCGCTCGCCGTGGATACTGGCGGCGCGGCCGTGTCCGCCGAAGCCCCCCTGAGTCCTGACTTCCGTGAGCTCAGTCCCTGGCGCTCCTATGCCACGATGCACCTGTGGCGCGCGGCGGCCGCCGCCCAGGCCACGGCGCGCAGGCCGTCCGCTCCTCCGAAGAAAGTGAAATCATGA
- a CDS encoding pyridoxine/pyridoxamine 5'-phosphate oxidase, producing the protein MSETFRQLLHGLPDFPDVLPEFDPAGAPADPAVLFRQWLGEALDAGVPQPNACSLATVDGLGGPSSRMLILKDLDNDGWHFATSRASRKGRELAANPQAALNFYWQQQGRQVRVAGGVVELSAAASASDWHARPAADGSDNPDWQLYALRPREIEFWQARHDRRHIRHRYGPESFS; encoded by the coding sequence ATGAGCGAAACCTTCCGCCAATTGCTGCATGGCCTGCCCGATTTCCCTGATGTGCTCCCGGAGTTTGACCCGGCCGGCGCCCCCGCGGATCCCGCGGTGCTGTTCCGGCAGTGGCTCGGGGAGGCGCTGGACGCCGGCGTCCCGCAGCCCAATGCCTGCAGCCTTGCCACGGTGGACGGGCTCGGGGGTCCCTCCTCCCGGATGCTGATCCTGAAGGACCTCGACAACGACGGCTGGCACTTCGCCACGTCCCGAGCGTCGCGGAAAGGCCGGGAACTCGCGGCGAATCCGCAGGCGGCCCTGAACTTCTACTGGCAGCAGCAGGGCCGGCAGGTCCGCGTCGCCGGCGGCGTTGTGGAGCTCTCCGCGGCGGCGTCCGCGTCGGACTGGCATGCCCGGCCGGCCGCTGACGGCAGCGACAACCCGGACTGGCAGCTGTACGCCCTCCGGCCCCGCGAGATCGAGTTCTGGCAGGCCCGGCACGACCGCCGGCACATCCGCCACCGCTACGGCCCGGAGTCTTTCAGTTAA
- a CDS encoding methylated-DNA--[protein]-cysteine S-methyltransferase yields the protein MKAQLLTMSTPDGPFTIIARGGSVLASGWTAVPGELTGQIHADLLPGEYETVTGLGAISDAVEEFYAGNPEPAMGVPVLQKSGPFRGHAWDMLRTVAPGHPVTYTEYAELSGNVKAVRAAASACAFNAAALFVPCHRVIRTDGSLGGFRWGLAIKESLLDRERQLAPAVK from the coding sequence ATGAAAGCCCAGTTGTTGACCATGTCCACCCCGGACGGCCCCTTCACCATCATTGCCCGGGGCGGGTCTGTGCTTGCCTCAGGGTGGACCGCCGTTCCCGGCGAGCTGACCGGGCAGATCCACGCGGACCTGCTGCCCGGTGAATACGAAACCGTCACAGGGCTGGGCGCCATCTCGGACGCCGTCGAGGAGTTTTACGCCGGTAACCCCGAACCGGCGATGGGGGTGCCTGTGCTGCAGAAGTCGGGTCCGTTCCGCGGCCATGCCTGGGACATGCTCCGCACCGTCGCGCCGGGACACCCCGTGACCTACACCGAATACGCGGAGTTGTCCGGAAACGTGAAGGCCGTGCGCGCCGCGGCCAGCGCCTGTGCCTTCAACGCGGCGGCGCTCTTCGTACCCTGCCATCGTGTCATCCGCACCGACGGCAGCCTGGGCGGCTTCCGCTGGGGGCTGGCTATCAAGGAGAGCCTCCTGGACCGGGAACGCCAGCTGGCCCCCGCCGTGAAGTAG
- a CDS encoding maleylpyruvate isomerase family mycothiol-dependent enzyme: MTPITPENLLEELHRAAGVVAGITAALSEEDVKAPSELPGWTRGHVLAHLSGIANAMARQLEFAARGDSIELYDGGFEGRTRAIDMAAGHTLAEHRADVDAALGRALQDFETLDAAGWQVPISYRGGVVLDGGLALWRELTIHATDLGTGRGPETWSRAFCEHLFEFLAARVPEGERFVLQPLGLPAVAIGAPGGRSTAINGMLTDIAAWLAGRTPTLGSLRATAAADGVDLPALLPWPAGVPATR, encoded by the coding sequence ATGACCCCCATCACGCCGGAAAACCTCCTCGAAGAACTGCACCGCGCCGCCGGCGTCGTCGCCGGAATCACTGCCGCCTTGTCCGAAGAGGACGTCAAGGCGCCCTCGGAACTGCCGGGCTGGACGCGCGGCCACGTGCTGGCCCACCTGAGCGGCATCGCCAACGCGATGGCCCGCCAGCTGGAATTCGCCGCCCGGGGCGACAGCATCGAACTCTACGACGGCGGCTTCGAAGGCCGGACCCGCGCCATCGACATGGCAGCCGGACACACCCTGGCCGAACACCGTGCCGATGTGGACGCCGCCCTGGGCCGGGCCCTGCAGGATTTTGAAACGCTCGACGCCGCCGGCTGGCAGGTACCCATCAGCTACCGCGGGGGAGTCGTGCTCGATGGCGGGCTGGCCCTCTGGCGCGAACTCACCATCCACGCCACCGACCTCGGCACGGGCCGCGGCCCGGAAACCTGGAGCCGGGCCTTCTGCGAGCACCTCTTCGAGTTCCTGGCCGCGCGCGTGCCGGAGGGGGAGCGGTTCGTCCTCCAGCCGCTCGGCCTGCCTGCCGTGGCCATCGGGGCCCCCGGCGGCCGGTCGACGGCCATCAACGGGATGCTGACCGACATCGCGGCCTGGCTCGCCGGACGCACGCCGACCCTCGGCAGCCTGCGCGCCACTGCGGCGGCCGACGGCGTCGACCTCCCCGCGCTGCTGCCGTGGCCGGCCGGGGTGCCCGCCACCCGCTGA
- a CDS encoding HelD family protein → MHDADLAHERDYVAGLYARLDELRAEKRAQLAQVRRAGAVGTMQNVSERDAFAALYEDRLAQLDAVDDRLVFGRLDLDSGEAQYIGRIGLTTEDLQRLMLDWRAPEAGHFYQATAFDRQGVRRRRHLILQGREVKAIEDDVLDADLLADNDSLQGEGALLAALNSKRTGRMSDIVGTIQSEQDRIIRSSISGALVVQGGPGTGKTAVALHRAAYLLYTHRDRLKTAGVLLVGPSSSFMKYIERVLPSLGETGVVMASVGRLMPGIHAVAEPESEVAAIKGRLDMAEVVANAVANRQRIPAENRVLEVDGRKLLLTPRQVRRARDRARSTGKPHNEARVSFVKILLRELTEQMTELVEAGSIGNNADRSYLAEDVRSARDVRIALNLCWMPMTPEKLIGELLSKPAILEACTPDLSPAERQLLLRPADAPWTEADVPLLDEAAELLGELDAAAGRGLAQQENDRARDLANAKQTLVNMETAGVDVLISAEELVDQNQEREARLTAAERATTDRSWAFGHIVVDEAQELSPMQWRLLVRRCPLKSFTIVGDIAQTSSVAGANSWQGALAPMFGDRWQLEELTVNYRTPSQIAEAAARMANAAGLVVSAPKAVREGRWTPVIDRVEPGQIISKLVEVLPQELEALEGGLLAVIADGDLLPAATAALRAVYGRRVGTDAGSYVQDIVVISPREAKGLEFDGVVVLEPSAMLNHEHGRVGDLYVAMTRPTQRLRLIAAAGVPAGIEE, encoded by the coding sequence ATGCACGACGCTGATTTGGCCCATGAACGCGACTATGTGGCCGGACTTTACGCCCGGCTGGATGAGCTGCGGGCGGAAAAGCGCGCCCAGCTGGCGCAGGTACGGCGCGCCGGTGCGGTGGGCACCATGCAGAACGTCTCCGAGCGGGACGCGTTCGCGGCACTGTACGAGGACCGCCTCGCCCAGCTCGACGCCGTCGACGACCGGCTGGTGTTCGGCCGCCTCGACCTCGACTCCGGGGAGGCCCAGTACATTGGCCGCATCGGCCTGACCACTGAGGACCTCCAGCGCCTCATGCTGGACTGGCGCGCGCCGGAAGCCGGCCACTTCTACCAGGCCACAGCGTTCGACCGGCAGGGTGTACGCCGCAGGCGCCACCTCATCCTGCAGGGCCGCGAGGTGAAAGCGATCGAGGATGACGTCCTCGACGCCGACCTGCTCGCCGACAACGACTCCCTCCAGGGCGAGGGCGCGCTGCTGGCAGCCCTGAATTCCAAGCGGACCGGACGGATGTCAGACATTGTCGGGACCATCCAGTCCGAGCAGGACCGGATCATCCGCTCCTCGATCTCCGGCGCCCTCGTGGTCCAGGGTGGTCCCGGCACCGGCAAGACCGCCGTCGCGCTGCACCGCGCCGCCTACCTGCTCTACACCCACCGGGACCGGCTCAAGACCGCCGGCGTCCTGCTCGTGGGACCGTCGTCGTCGTTCATGAAGTACATTGAGCGCGTGCTGCCGTCGCTCGGTGAAACCGGCGTCGTGATGGCGAGCGTTGGCCGCCTGATGCCCGGTATCCATGCGGTCGCCGAGCCCGAGTCCGAGGTCGCGGCCATCAAGGGGCGGCTGGACATGGCCGAGGTCGTGGCGAACGCCGTGGCCAACCGGCAGCGCATACCGGCCGAAAACCGCGTCCTCGAAGTCGACGGACGCAAACTTCTCCTGACTCCCCGGCAGGTCCGCCGCGCCAGGGACAGGGCCCGTTCCACCGGCAAGCCGCACAACGAGGCCCGTGTCTCGTTCGTGAAGATCCTGCTGCGCGAACTGACCGAGCAGATGACGGAACTTGTCGAAGCCGGCAGCATCGGCAACAACGCCGACCGCTCGTACCTGGCCGAGGATGTCCGCTCCGCCCGGGACGTCCGCATCGCCCTGAACCTATGCTGGATGCCGATGACGCCGGAGAAGCTCATCGGTGAACTCCTGAGCAAGCCCGCGATCCTGGAAGCCTGCACCCCGGATCTCAGCCCGGCCGAGCGTCAACTGCTGCTCCGGCCCGCCGATGCTCCCTGGACCGAAGCCGACGTTCCGCTGCTCGACGAGGCCGCCGAGCTCCTCGGCGAACTCGACGCCGCCGCCGGCAGGGGACTGGCCCAACAGGAAAACGACCGCGCCCGCGACCTCGCCAATGCCAAGCAGACTCTCGTCAACATGGAAACCGCCGGCGTGGACGTCCTGATCTCCGCGGAAGAGCTCGTGGACCAGAACCAGGAACGCGAAGCCCGGCTCACCGCAGCCGAGCGTGCCACAACGGACCGCAGCTGGGCGTTCGGCCACATCGTGGTGGACGAGGCCCAGGAGCTTTCGCCGATGCAGTGGCGCCTGCTGGTCCGCCGCTGCCCGCTGAAGTCCTTCACCATCGTGGGCGACATCGCCCAGACAAGCTCCGTGGCCGGCGCCAATTCCTGGCAGGGTGCGCTGGCGCCCATGTTCGGGGACCGCTGGCAGCTCGAGGAACTCACGGTCAACTACCGCACGCCCTCCCAGATTGCCGAGGCGGCCGCCCGGATGGCAAACGCAGCGGGACTGGTCGTCTCCGCGCCGAAGGCTGTCCGAGAAGGCCGCTGGACGCCGGTGATCGACCGCGTCGAGCCCGGCCAGATCATCAGCAAGCTCGTGGAGGTCCTGCCGCAGGAACTTGAGGCGCTGGAGGGCGGTCTGCTGGCGGTAATTGCCGACGGCGATCTCCTCCCGGCGGCCACCGCGGCGCTGCGCGCCGTCTACGGCCGCCGCGTCGGCACCGATGCCGGCAGCTACGTGCAGGACATTGTGGTCATCAGCCCCCGCGAGGCCAAGGGCCTGGAGTTCGACGGCGTTGTGGTGCTGGAGCCCTCTGCCATGCTCAACCATGAGCACGGCCGTGTCGGCGACCTGTACGTCGCCATGACCCGGCCCACCCAGCGGCTGCGGCTCATCGCCGCCGCCGGGGTGCCGGCCGGCATCGAAGAGTAG
- a CDS encoding GNAT family N-acetyltransferase — MRHDIVLSGHGVHLVPLAPDHAEGLFDFVDPCMWAGMAAPLPGTVGELAALFQSRLDDPATIAFAVTDSRTGALLGTTSLRDFVPTQQRLEIGGTFFGRQFWGSHVNPASKHMLLAHAFDVLAVHRVAFRCDTRNTRSATAIERLGARFEGVLRGHRAAPCGGRADTAVYSILSQEWPHTREDLRRRLAPFALGAEGAVPTLAAS; from the coding sequence ATGCGACACGACATCGTCCTCTCCGGCCACGGGGTGCACCTGGTTCCGCTCGCCCCGGACCACGCGGAAGGTCTCTTTGATTTTGTGGATCCCTGCATGTGGGCGGGCATGGCCGCCCCGCTGCCCGGGACGGTTGGCGAGCTGGCAGCACTGTTCCAGTCCCGGCTGGATGATCCCGCCACCATCGCCTTCGCTGTGACGGACAGCCGGACCGGCGCCCTCCTGGGCACCACCTCCCTTCGTGACTTCGTCCCGACCCAACAGCGCCTCGAAATCGGGGGGACGTTCTTCGGGCGGCAGTTCTGGGGCAGCCACGTCAACCCTGCCAGCAAGCACATGCTCCTGGCCCACGCCTTTGACGTCCTGGCAGTCCACCGGGTGGCGTTCCGCTGCGACACCCGCAACACCCGGAGCGCGACGGCGATCGAACGGCTCGGCGCCCGCTTCGAGGGGGTCCTCCGCGGCCACCGCGCGGCGCCCTGCGGGGGCCGCGCTGACACCGCCGTCTACTCGATCCTCTCGCAGGAGTGGCCGCACACGCGCGAAGACCTCCGGCGCCGCCTTGCCCCGTTCGCCCTCGGAGCCGAGGGCGCGGTCCCCACCCTCGCCGCGTCCTGA
- a CDS encoding adenine phosphoribosyltransferase yields the protein MNETTADETAAQVAGLISSLCATIPDYPKPGIVFKDLTPVFADGAALKAVVNALVAPFTGQFDAVAGVEARGFLLAAAAAYATGTGVITVRKAGKLPREVVSEDYALEYGNATLELHTTDLAPGSRVLILDDVLATGGTLGAAVRLFERCGVEVAGVGVVMELGDLGGRSALGGHRVSSLLRL from the coding sequence ATGAATGAGACCACCGCGGATGAGACCGCCGCGCAGGTGGCCGGGCTGATCAGCAGCCTGTGCGCCACCATCCCCGACTACCCCAAGCCCGGCATCGTCTTCAAGGACCTGACCCCCGTCTTCGCCGACGGCGCGGCACTGAAGGCTGTCGTGAACGCCCTGGTGGCGCCCTTCACGGGCCAGTTCGACGCCGTCGCCGGGGTGGAGGCCCGCGGCTTCCTGCTCGCTGCCGCTGCCGCGTACGCCACCGGCACGGGCGTCATCACCGTCCGCAAGGCCGGCAAGCTGCCGCGGGAAGTGGTCTCCGAGGACTACGCCCTCGAATACGGCAACGCCACCCTGGAGCTGCACACCACCGACCTCGCTCCCGGCAGCCGCGTCCTGATCCTCGACGACGTCCTCGCCACGGGGGGCACGCTCGGCGCCGCCGTGCGTCTGTTCGAACGCTGTGGCGTGGAGGTCGCCGGTGTGGGTGTGGTCATGGAACTCGGCGACCTCGGTGGCCGCTCGGCCCTCGGTGGCCACCGGGTCAGCTCACTGCTGCGCCTATAA
- the argH gene encoding argininosuccinate lyase: MAEQETTKSEATNTGALWGGRFAGGPADALAALSKSTHFDWRLARYDIAGSKAHARVLHKAGLLDDAELEGMLDALGRLDADVASGAYTPAESDEDVHGSLERGLIERAGTQLGGKLRAGRSRNDQVATLGRMFLRDHARIIARGVLATIDALVGQAKAHHGVAMPGRTHLQHAQPVLLSHHLLAHAWALLRDVQRLQDWDKRAGVSPYGSGALAGSSLGLDPEAVAAELGFFSATHNSIDGTASRDVFAEFAWITAMIGVDLSRVSEEVILWATKEFSFVALDDSYSTGSSIMPQKKNPDVAELARGKAGRLIGNLTGLLATLKGLPLAYNRDLQEDKEPVFDAADTLEVLLPAVSGMIATLTFNTERMESLAPQGFALATDIAEWLVRQGVPFREAHELSGAAVKQAESRGVELWDLTDGEYAAISEHLTPEVRTVLSTEGSLNSRNSQGGTAPAAVERQLLALEGELAGVRGYAG, from the coding sequence GTGGCCGAGCAGGAAACCACCAAGTCCGAGGCGACCAACACGGGCGCACTGTGGGGCGGCCGGTTCGCCGGAGGCCCCGCGGACGCCCTCGCCGCGCTGAGCAAGTCCACGCACTTTGACTGGCGGCTGGCCCGCTACGACATCGCCGGGTCCAAGGCGCACGCGCGTGTGCTGCACAAGGCCGGGCTGCTCGACGACGCCGAGCTCGAGGGCATGCTCGACGCCCTGGGCCGGCTGGATGCGGACGTCGCCTCCGGCGCGTACACACCGGCGGAGTCGGATGAGGATGTGCACGGCTCGCTGGAACGCGGGCTCATCGAGCGCGCCGGGACCCAACTGGGCGGCAAACTCCGCGCCGGCCGGTCCCGCAACGACCAGGTGGCGACGCTGGGGCGGATGTTCCTGCGCGACCACGCCCGGATCATCGCCCGCGGTGTGCTCGCCACGATCGATGCCCTCGTGGGGCAGGCCAAGGCGCACCACGGCGTGGCCATGCCCGGCCGCACGCACCTGCAGCACGCCCAGCCGGTCCTGCTCAGCCACCACCTGCTGGCCCACGCCTGGGCGCTGCTGCGCGATGTGCAGCGGCTTCAGGACTGGGACAAGCGTGCCGGCGTTTCGCCGTACGGCTCCGGGGCCCTCGCGGGGTCCTCGCTGGGCCTGGACCCGGAGGCCGTGGCCGCGGAACTGGGCTTCTTCTCCGCCACGCACAACTCGATCGACGGCACCGCCTCCCGCGACGTCTTCGCCGAGTTCGCGTGGATCACCGCCATGATCGGCGTGGACCTGTCCCGGGTCTCGGAGGAAGTCATCCTCTGGGCGACCAAGGAGTTCTCCTTCGTGGCCCTGGACGATTCCTACTCCACGGGCTCCTCGATCATGCCGCAGAAGAAGAACCCCGACGTGGCGGAACTGGCCCGCGGCAAGGCCGGCCGGCTGATCGGCAACCTGACCGGGCTGCTGGCCACGCTCAAGGGCCTGCCGCTCGCGTACAACCGCGACCTGCAGGAGGACAAGGAACCGGTCTTTGACGCTGCCGACACCCTGGAAGTCCTGCTTCCGGCCGTCTCCGGCATGATCGCGACGCTGACGTTCAACACCGAGCGGATGGAGTCCCTGGCTCCGCAGGGCTTTGCGCTGGCCACGGACATCGCCGAATGGCTGGTCCGGCAGGGTGTCCCGTTCCGCGAGGCGCATGAGCTCTCCGGTGCCGCCGTGAAGCAGGCTGAAAGCCGCGGCGTCGAACTCTGGGACCTGACGGACGGGGAATACGCCGCCATCTCGGAGCACCTGACCCCGGAGGTACGCACGGTCCTGTCCACGGAAGGGTCGCTGAACAGCCGGAACTCCCAGGGTGGCACCGCGCCGGCCGCCGTCGAGCGCCAGCTGCTGGCCCTCGAGGGCGAGCTCGCCGGCGTCCGCGGGTACGCGGGCTAG